The following proteins are co-located in the Pedobacter sp. FW305-3-2-15-E-R2A2 genome:
- the purE gene encoding 5-(carboxyamino)imidazole ribonucleotide mutase has protein sequence MSIQVGIIMGSKSDLPIMKDAADILKEFDIQFEMTVVSAHRTPERMFEYAKNAASRGLKVIIAGAGGAAHLPGMVASITTLPVIGVPVKSSNSIDGWDSILSILQMPNGIPVATVALNAAKNAGLLAAQILATASPELSAKMQAYKDDLKKKIEESAIDLENY, from the coding sequence ATGAGCATACAAGTAGGCATTATTATGGGCAGCAAGTCTGACCTTCCTATCATGAAAGACGCAGCCGATATCCTAAAAGAATTCGATATCCAATTTGAAATGACCGTTGTGTCTGCTCACCGGACTCCGGAAAGAATGTTTGAATACGCAAAAAATGCAGCATCAAGAGGGTTAAAAGTGATCATTGCCGGCGCAGGTGGTGCAGCACATTTACCTGGAATGGTGGCTTCGATCACGACCTTACCGGTGATTGGTGTTCCTGTAAAATCATCCAACTCTATTGACGGATGGGATTCTATCCTTTCTATTCTTCAAATGCCAAATGGCATTCCTGTAGCTACTGTTGCACTAAATGCAGCAAAAAATGCAGGTTTACTAGCTGCGCAGATTCTGGCTACAGCAAGCCCGGAGCTTTCTGCTAAAATGCAGGCTTACAAAGACGATCTGAAGAAAAAGATTGAAGAAAGCGCGATAGATCTTGAAAATTATTAA
- a CDS encoding bifunctional GNAT family N-acetyltransferase/carbon-nitrogen hydrolase family protein, which translates to MNIETRKLTLADYNDLKESMQQAYDTLGGQIWSKSSIERLLKLFPEGQLCIAVDDKVVACSLSIIVDYDEYGDKHTYKNITGDYSFSTHDAEGDVLYGIEIFVSPEFRGLRLGRRLYEARKELCESLNLKSIIAGGRIPRYHEYAETLSPRQYIDKVKAKEIFDPTLTFQISNDFHVRKVLKNYLPGDHESKDYATLLEWNNIYYQGIDASARSAKTIRIGLVQWQMRLFPDIEAFYEQVEFFVDAVSGYKSDFIMFPEFFNTPLLQPYNHLPEMEAMRKLAEQTEEIVNKIQEYAVSYNVNVISGSMPIIENNKLYNATYLCHRSGKTEEYRKIHITPNEQKYYGMVGGDKIQVFDTDCGKIGILICYDVEFPELSRIYADQGMQILFVPFLTDTQNGYTRVRRCAQARAIENECYVAIAGCVGNLPKVNNMDIQFAQSAVFTPSDFAFPTNAVKAETTPNTEMMLVVDVDLHLLDELHHFGTVKILKDRRKDLYEVRLLK; encoded by the coding sequence ATGAATATAGAAACAAGAAAACTTACCTTAGCGGATTACAATGATTTAAAAGAATCAATGCAACAGGCTTATGATACCCTGGGCGGACAGATATGGAGCAAGAGCAGCATTGAAAGATTACTTAAATTATTTCCCGAAGGTCAGCTCTGCATTGCTGTAGACGACAAAGTGGTGGCTTGTTCCTTATCAATCATTGTAGACTACGATGAATATGGCGATAAACATACCTATAAAAATATTACCGGCGATTACTCCTTCTCTACCCACGATGCTGAAGGAGATGTATTGTATGGGATAGAAATATTTGTAAGCCCTGAATTCAGGGGGTTAAGACTGGGCAGAAGGTTGTATGAAGCGAGAAAAGAGCTTTGCGAAAGCCTGAACCTGAAAAGCATCATCGCCGGAGGAAGAATCCCACGCTACCATGAATATGCGGAAACCCTGAGCCCCAGACAATACATTGATAAGGTTAAAGCGAAGGAAATCTTCGACCCTACCCTGACCTTCCAGATCTCCAATGATTTTCACGTCAGGAAAGTACTTAAAAATTACCTGCCCGGAGATCATGAATCCAAGGATTATGCGACCCTGCTGGAATGGAACAACATTTACTACCAGGGAATAGATGCTTCGGCACGCTCGGCGAAAACCATCAGAATCGGACTGGTACAGTGGCAAATGCGTTTGTTCCCGGATATTGAAGCTTTTTATGAACAGGTGGAGTTCTTTGTAGACGCTGTGAGTGGATACAAATCAGATTTCATCATGTTCCCGGAGTTTTTTAACACGCCTTTATTGCAACCTTATAATCACCTCCCGGAAATGGAAGCCATGCGTAAACTGGCAGAACAGACGGAAGAAATCGTGAATAAAATTCAGGAATATGCAGTTTCTTACAATGTAAATGTGATTTCGGGAAGTATGCCGATTATAGAGAACAATAAACTCTACAACGCAACTTATCTATGTCATAGAAGCGGAAAAACGGAAGAATACCGTAAGATCCACATTACCCCGAACGAGCAGAAATACTATGGAATGGTGGGTGGCGATAAGATCCAGGTCTTTGATACGGATTGTGGAAAGATCGGAATCCTGATCTGCTATGATGTGGAATTTCCTGAACTGAGTAGAATTTATGCCGATCAGGGCATGCAAATCCTGTTTGTACCCTTCCTTACAGATACTCAGAACGGCTATACCAGGGTAAGAAGATGTGCACAGGCCAGAGCTATTGAAAACGAATGTTATGTGGCCATAGCAGGATGTGTAGGTAATTTACCGAAGGTGAACAACATGGACATCCAGTTCGCACAATCGGCTGTATTTACCCCTTCAGACTTTGCCTTTCCTACCAATGCGGTAAAAGCAGAAACAACGCCAAATACAGAAATGATGCTGGTTGTCGATGTAGACCTTCACCTGTTGGATGAACTTCACCATTTTGGAACCGTAAAGATTCTTAAAGATCGACGTAAGGATCTTTATGAAGTGAGGTTGCTTAAATAA
- the pdxH gene encoding pyridoxamine 5'-phosphate oxidase, which translates to MELNKENLQNLRQEYRSAELAETDVESNPILQFKKWFTEAVDAQIFEPNVMTLATANSDGKPSARIVLLKGFDKDGFVFFTNYDSDKGKDLAENPQASLVFFWAELERQVRIDGVVSKIDAEESTAYFHSRPTGSQIGASASPQSSVIPNRESLEEKVAQLSTEYKDKEIPRPLHWGGYLVEPTHIEFWQGRPSRLHDRLNYQLVDGSWIINRLAP; encoded by the coding sequence ATGGAGCTGAATAAAGAAAATCTACAGAATTTAAGACAGGAATACCGCTCAGCAGAACTAGCCGAAACTGATGTGGAAAGTAACCCTATCCTGCAATTTAAAAAATGGTTTACCGAAGCCGTAGACGCACAAATCTTTGAACCCAATGTCATGACACTCGCTACCGCGAATTCCGATGGCAAGCCCTCGGCACGCATCGTTTTGCTGAAAGGTTTTGACAAAGATGGTTTTGTCTTCTTCACGAATTACGACAGTGACAAAGGAAAAGATCTGGCGGAAAACCCGCAGGCTTCACTCGTATTTTTCTGGGCGGAACTGGAAAGACAAGTTCGAATTGATGGTGTGGTGAGTAAAATTGATGCGGAAGAATCTACCGCCTATTTTCATTCCCGACCGACAGGAAGTCAGATTGGTGCTTCGGCCTCTCCGCAAAGCAGCGTCATTCCGAACCGGGAATCCCTGGAAGAGAAAGTCGCACAGCTGAGTACGGAATATAAAGACAAAGAAATTCCGCGTCCGCTTCATTGGGGAGGATACCTGGTAGAACCGACACATATTGAATTCTGGCAAGGCAGACCGAGCAGGCTGCACGACCGTTTGAACTACCAGTTGGTGGATGGTTCATGGATTATCAATAGATTAGCACCATAA
- the ruvB gene encoding Holliday junction branch migration DNA helicase RuvB, with translation MNENLDPNSESLTPFERDIEKVLRPQEFEDFTGQEKIMENLKIFVKAAKLRGEPLDHVLLHGPPGLGKTTLSYIIANEMGVGIKVTSGPVLDKPGDLAGLLTNLESGDILFIDEIHRLSPLVEEYLYSAMEDFKIDIMLESGPNARSVQITLNPFTLVGATTRSGLLTAPLRARFGINSRLAYYDAKLLTTIVLRSSDILKTPITEEGAYEIARRSRGTPRIANALLRRTRDFAQIKGNGQIDTEIARYALRALNVDEHGLDEMDNKILVTIIDKFKGGPVGLKTIATAVGEDEGTIEEVYEPFLIQEGFLMRTSRGREVTEAAYKHLQKNFPGQTGKLF, from the coding sequence ATGAACGAAAATCTTGATCCCAACTCAGAAAGCTTAACTCCCTTTGAACGTGATATTGAAAAAGTATTGCGCCCGCAGGAATTTGAAGACTTTACGGGACAGGAAAAGATCATGGAGAACCTGAAGATCTTTGTAAAGGCTGCAAAGTTACGCGGAGAACCTTTGGACCATGTTTTACTGCATGGTCCTCCGGGACTTGGCAAGACCACCCTCTCCTACATCATTGCCAATGAAATGGGAGTTGGGATTAAAGTCACCTCCGGACCGGTTTTAGACAAACCCGGAGACCTTGCCGGATTGCTGACCAATCTGGAATCAGGAGACATCTTATTTATTGATGAGATTCACCGCCTGAGCCCGTTGGTAGAAGAATACCTGTATTCTGCAATGGAGGATTTCAAGATCGACATCATGCTGGAAAGTGGCCCTAATGCCCGTTCCGTACAAATTACCCTCAACCCTTTTACCCTGGTTGGCGCCACTACCAGGTCAGGATTATTAACGGCACCATTAAGGGCAAGGTTCGGCATCAACTCCCGTCTGGCTTATTATGATGCAAAACTGTTAACCACCATTGTTTTAAGGTCATCAGACATCCTGAAAACGCCGATCACCGAAGAAGGTGCTTATGAGATTGCCCGCAGAAGCAGAGGGACGCCCCGTATCGCTAATGCGCTGTTGAGAAGAACCCGTGATTTTGCACAGATCAAAGGAAACGGACAAATCGATACAGAGATTGCGAGGTATGCCTTAAGGGCCTTAAATGTGGATGAGCATGGGCTGGATGAAATGGACAATAAAATCCTGGTGACCATCATTGATAAATTCAAAGGAGGTCCGGTAGGTCTGAAAACCATTGCCACTGCTGTTGGCGAGGATGAGGGGACAATTGAAGAAGTTTATGAGCCATTCCTGATACAGGAAGGATTCCTGATGCGTACTTCACGCGGAAGGGAAGTAACCGAAGCAGCTTATAAACACCTGCAAAAGAACTTCCCCGGACAAACAGGAAAACTATTTTAA
- a CDS encoding 5-(carboxyamino)imidazole ribonucleotide synthase — translation MAKQISDLKLGILGGGQLGRMLIQEAINYNLTTLILDPDTDAPCKHLANYFECGSITDFDTVYNFGKKADIITIEIEKVNIEALEQLEKEGKQVYPQSRVIRLIQDKGVQKQFFKENNIPTAPFQLVNTKEDMRNSHFPFPYMLKQRKDGYDGKGVMKINNLADIDNAFDAPCLIEQLVDFEKEVAIIVSRNPNGDVKTFPMVEMEFNAEANLVEFLISPSTYPVAIQQKAETIAKNIASSLNITGLLAVEMFVTKNGDILVNELAPRPHNSGHQTIEGNYVSQFDQHLRAIFNLPLGDTRTINNAVMINLLGEKNHNGVAKYQGLEKIMAIDGVYVHLYGKKYTKPFRKMGHITIVDINREKAIEKANYIKNTLKVIS, via the coding sequence ATGGCAAAACAAATAAGTGATTTAAAATTAGGCATATTAGGTGGCGGACAATTGGGCAGGATGTTGATACAAGAGGCCATCAATTATAATTTAACCACTTTAATTTTAGATCCGGATACAGACGCTCCATGTAAACACCTCGCAAACTACTTTGAATGTGGTTCTATCACTGACTTCGACACCGTATATAACTTCGGAAAAAAAGCAGACATCATTACTATTGAAATAGAAAAGGTAAATATTGAAGCGTTGGAACAACTGGAAAAAGAAGGCAAACAGGTTTATCCGCAATCCAGGGTGATCCGTTTGATTCAGGACAAGGGTGTTCAGAAACAATTTTTTAAAGAAAACAACATTCCTACTGCGCCATTCCAACTGGTAAATACCAAAGAAGACATGCGCAACAGTCATTTTCCATTTCCTTACATGCTGAAACAGCGTAAAGATGGTTATGATGGTAAAGGGGTAATGAAAATAAATAACCTGGCAGATATCGACAATGCTTTTGATGCTCCATGTTTAATCGAACAACTGGTAGATTTCGAGAAAGAAGTAGCCATCATTGTTTCCAGAAATCCTAACGGAGATGTGAAAACATTTCCAATGGTAGAGATGGAATTCAATGCAGAAGCAAATCTTGTAGAATTCCTGATTTCTCCCTCTACTTACCCTGTTGCTATTCAGCAGAAAGCAGAGACCATTGCTAAAAACATTGCTTCCTCACTAAATATCACCGGATTGCTGGCCGTAGAAATGTTCGTCACCAAAAACGGAGATATCCTGGTGAATGAGCTTGCTCCACGTCCACACAATAGCGGACACCAGACGATTGAAGGAAACTATGTTTCTCAATTTGACCAGCATTTACGTGCGATCTTCAACCTTCCTTTAGGGGATACCCGCACGATCAACAATGCCGTTATGATCAATCTTCTTGGAGAAAAGAACCACAATGGTGTGGCGAAATATCAGGGATTAGAAAAGATCATGGCCATTGACGGGGTCTACGTACACCTTTATGGCAAAAAATACACCAAGCCTTTCCGCAAAATGGGTCACATTACCATTGTAGACATCAACCGCGAGAAAGCAATTGAAAAAGCCAATTACATCAAAAATACACTAAAAGTTATTTCCTAA
- a CDS encoding 3-hydroxybutyryl-CoA dehydrogenase, with the protein MKNIAVIGSGTMGNGIAHTFAQFGYEVNLIDVNNEALERAISTIGKNLDRQVAKGTITEADKANTLKNISNFTQLAEGVANADLIVEAATENLELKLKIFKDLDTFAKPEAILASNTSSISITKIASVTNRGDKVIGMHFMNPVPVMKLVEVIRGYATSDETTAIVMDLSTKLSKAPVEVNDYPGFVANRILMPMINEAIYTLYESVAGVEEIDTVMKLGMAHPMGPLQLADFIGLDVCLAILNVLHDGFGNPKYAPCPLLVNMVTAGNKGVKSGEGFYNYAKGVKEAVVASKFSK; encoded by the coding sequence ATGAAGAACATCGCAGTGATTGGCTCAGGAACAATGGGCAATGGAATCGCACATACTTTTGCGCAATTTGGCTATGAGGTAAACTTAATTGATGTAAATAATGAAGCTTTGGAACGTGCCATCAGTACCATTGGAAAAAATCTGGACCGTCAGGTAGCTAAAGGCACGATTACGGAGGCCGACAAAGCGAATACCTTAAAAAATATCAGCAATTTCACGCAGCTGGCAGAAGGCGTAGCCAATGCAGACCTGATTGTAGAAGCGGCAACAGAAAACCTGGAGCTGAAATTAAAGATCTTTAAAGACCTGGATACTTTTGCCAAACCGGAAGCGATCCTGGCCAGCAATACTTCCTCCATTTCCATCACTAAGATTGCTTCTGTGACCAACAGAGGTGATAAAGTGATTGGCATGCACTTCATGAACCCTGTTCCGGTAATGAAACTGGTAGAGGTGATCAGAGGTTATGCGACCAGCGACGAGACCACTGCCATTGTGATGGACCTTTCTACCAAACTGAGCAAAGCTCCGGTAGAAGTGAACGATTACCCTGGTTTTGTGGCCAACAGAATTCTGATGCCCATGATCAATGAAGCCATCTATACTTTATATGAAAGTGTTGCCGGTGTGGAAGAGATCGATACCGTGATGAAACTGGGAATGGCACATCCTATGGGCCCGCTTCAACTGGCAGATTTCATTGGTCTGGATGTTTGTCTGGCCATTTTAAATGTGCTCCATGACGGATTCGGAAACCCTAAATATGCACCATGTCCTTTATTGGTTAATATGGTGACTGCCGGAAACAAAGGTGTGAAATCCGGAGAAGGATTTTACAACTATGCCAAGGGCGTTAAAGAAGCTGTTGTAGCGTCCAAGTTTAGCAAATAA
- a CDS encoding TlpA disulfide reductase family protein, translating into MAVAVLFVLTIIFSPEAKGWVIQNLMKIGLVQAPAIPKSSEPETNAAVAVPGGEQVTFADGKGKSISLAELKGKVVFVNFWATWCPPCIAEMPSIQALYTKYKDNEQVVFIMVDVDGKYKQASDFMKKNGYTLPVYLPESEVPKEYFAGSMPTTVILDKSGKLAFHHLGAADYSDPEITGFIDKLIK; encoded by the coding sequence ATGGCAGTAGCTGTACTATTTGTACTCACCATTATATTTAGCCCGGAGGCTAAAGGATGGGTCATTCAAAACCTCATGAAAATCGGTTTGGTTCAGGCACCTGCAATACCCAAAAGCTCAGAACCGGAAACAAATGCAGCTGTGGCTGTACCCGGTGGAGAGCAAGTTACTTTTGCGGATGGGAAAGGAAAATCCATCAGCCTTGCGGAATTAAAAGGAAAAGTTGTTTTTGTCAACTTCTGGGCTACCTGGTGTCCTCCATGTATTGCCGAAATGCCATCTATTCAGGCTTTGTATACCAAGTATAAAGACAATGAGCAGGTGGTCTTTATCATGGTTGACGTAGATGGAAAATATAAACAAGCCAGCGATTTTATGAAAAAGAACGGATATACACTTCCTGTTTATTTACCGGAAAGTGAAGTTCCAAAGGAATATTTTGCAGGCTCAATGCCAACTACGGTCATCCTGGATAAATCAGGTAAACTGGCATTTCATCATTTAGGAGCTGCAGATTATAGCGATCCGGAGATTACCGGATTTATTGACAAGCTGATCAAGTAA
- a CDS encoding YqgE/AlgH family protein translates to MDPNFKRSVVFLTEHQEEGTVGFILNQRSTLLLNDLVPDFTGDDFPVYLGGPVAIDTIHFIHRRHDLITDGEEIAKGVCWGGNFETLKVLINNHSIKAADIKFFIGYSGWSGPQLKNEMKENTWIVSDQFQADVVFSNNEEELWKEVIINLGPKYAHVSNFPLDPNLN, encoded by the coding sequence ATGGATCCTAATTTTAAGCGTTCTGTAGTTTTTCTTACCGAGCACCAGGAGGAGGGAACCGTAGGTTTCATCCTGAATCAACGCAGTACTTTGCTGCTCAATGATTTAGTGCCTGACTTCACCGGTGATGATTTCCCGGTTTATCTGGGTGGACCGGTAGCGATAGACACCATTCATTTTATCCACAGACGCCATGACCTGATCACAGATGGGGAGGAGATTGCCAAAGGGGTATGTTGGGGTGGTAATTTTGAGACTTTAAAGGTTTTGATCAATAACCATAGCATTAAGGCGGCCGACATCAAGTTCTTTATCGGGTATTCCGGTTGGTCGGGCCCTCAGCTAAAGAATGAAATGAAAGAGAATACCTGGATTGTGTCCGATCAGTTTCAGGCTGATGTGGTATTCTCTAACAATGAAGAGGAACTTTGGAAGGAAGTGATCATCAACCTTGGACCTAAATACGCCCATGTGAGTAATTTCCCCCTGGATCCTAATCTTAATTAA
- the queG gene encoding tRNA epoxyqueuosine(34) reductase QueG, translating to MLNNSAKYSKMIKAEALRLGFMQCGIAKAGFLEEEAPRLEKWLENNHHGEMAYMENHFDKRLDPRLLVEDSKSVISLTLNYFPEERQSDPDAPKISKYAYGTDYHLVIKDKLFQLLNFISEEIGEVSGRAFVDSAPVMDRAWAKRAGIGWIGKNSNLINKKSGSFFFLAELIIDLDLEYDQPFETDHCGTCTKCIDACPTDAILSPFIIDAKKCISYLTIELREEIPQSFNDKMENWMFGCDICQDVCPWNRFSVPHSEPKFQPNEHLLQMKKEDWLDITEDVFKAIFKNSAVKRTKFKGLTRNIDFIKTAPK from the coding sequence ATGTTGAACAATTCCGCGAAATACAGCAAGATGATTAAAGCCGAAGCCTTGAGGCTGGGCTTCATGCAATGCGGAATTGCCAAAGCAGGATTTCTGGAAGAAGAAGCCCCCAGGCTAGAGAAATGGCTGGAAAATAACCACCATGGGGAAATGGCTTATATGGAAAATCATTTCGACAAAAGGCTGGATCCAAGGCTATTGGTAGAGGACTCGAAATCAGTCATCTCGCTTACCCTCAATTATTTTCCGGAAGAAAGACAGTCAGATCCTGATGCGCCCAAAATATCGAAATACGCTTACGGCACGGATTATCACCTCGTGATTAAGGATAAGCTCTTTCAACTGCTTAACTTTATTTCGGAAGAGATCGGCGAAGTTAGCGGACGTGCTTTTGTAGATTCCGCTCCGGTGATGGACCGGGCCTGGGCAAAACGTGCAGGCATTGGCTGGATTGGTAAAAATAGCAACCTGATCAATAAAAAGAGCGGTTCTTTCTTTTTCCTGGCTGAACTGATCATAGATCTTGACCTGGAATACGATCAGCCTTTTGAAACAGACCATTGTGGAACCTGTACCAAATGTATCGATGCCTGCCCTACCGATGCGATCTTATCCCCCTTTATTATCGATGCTAAAAAATGTATTTCTTACCTGACCATAGAGCTGAGAGAAGAAATTCCGCAATCCTTTAATGATAAGATGGAAAACTGGATGTTTGGTTGTGATATTTGTCAGGATGTTTGTCCCTGGAACCGTTTTTCAGTGCCTCATTCGGAACCTAAGTTTCAGCCCAATGAGCACCTGCTGCAGATGAAAAAGGAAGATTGGCTGGACATTACTGAAGATGTGTTTAAAGCCATTTTTAAGAACTCTGCGGTGAAGCGGACAAAGTTTAAAGGGCTGACCAGAAACATAGATTTCATCAAAACTGCTCCTAAATAA
- a CDS encoding aminoacetone oxidase family FAD-binding enzyme has product MLILHKNNNINGLMDVDAIIIGAGACGLMCAVQAGYLGKRVILLEKSDKPGAKILISGGGRCNYTNLFATDEQFISNNKHFSKSAFTQWTVEDTISFFETYGISGKEKTLGQLFPDGKNAKDIVAAFTNICEDFGQQIICDAQVNEIEQTAAGFEVRFDKGNKSRSLKAPKLVIATGGLPIPKMGATDFALRFARKHDLKIIETAPALVPLTITGKDEDWYAQLSGNSVFCEVSNDRISFEENILFTHWGLSGPAILQISSYWKRGEEINIDLLPRQNILELIEEERKSNGKLMLSTLFNRIYPKKFTDAMAKFLPIEKQVASLTKTELELIQKTIHLFKVKPAGDKGYDKAEVMRGGIDTNELSSKTLECKRIPGLFFGGECVDVTGWLGGYNFQWAWANGYVIAQNI; this is encoded by the coding sequence ATGCTTATTTTGCACAAAAATAACAATATAAACGGATTGATGGATGTAGATGCTATAATTATTGGCGCCGGGGCTTGCGGTTTGATGTGTGCGGTTCAAGCGGGCTATTTAGGGAAAAGGGTAATATTGTTGGAGAAAAGCGATAAACCAGGAGCGAAAATTCTGATTTCCGGTGGAGGCAGGTGCAACTATACCAATCTGTTTGCGACTGATGAACAGTTCATTTCCAATAACAAACACTTTTCTAAATCTGCATTTACCCAATGGACGGTAGAAGATACGATCAGCTTTTTTGAAACTTACGGAATCTCAGGAAAAGAGAAAACATTGGGGCAACTTTTTCCTGATGGAAAGAATGCAAAAGACATCGTAGCGGCATTTACCAATATTTGTGAGGACTTTGGCCAGCAGATCATCTGTGATGCACAGGTCAATGAAATAGAACAGACAGCGGCCGGATTTGAGGTTCGCTTTGATAAAGGAAATAAATCGCGCAGTTTAAAAGCACCAAAGTTGGTGATTGCCACAGGTGGATTGCCGATCCCCAAAATGGGCGCTACAGATTTTGCCTTGCGCTTTGCCCGAAAACACGATTTGAAGATCATCGAAACCGCACCGGCACTGGTTCCTTTAACCATCACCGGAAAAGACGAAGACTGGTATGCACAGCTATCCGGAAATTCGGTTTTCTGCGAAGTGAGCAACGACAGAATCTCTTTCGAAGAAAACATCTTGTTTACACACTGGGGGCTGAGTGGACCTGCGATCCTGCAAATCTCTTCCTACTGGAAAAGAGGAGAGGAGATCAATATTGATCTGCTGCCCAGACAAAACATATTGGAGCTGATCGAAGAAGAACGCAAGTCGAATGGCAAACTGATGTTATCGACGCTGTTTAACCGGATCTATCCTAAGAAATTTACCGATGCCATGGCGAAATTCCTGCCGATTGAAAAACAGGTGGCCTCGCTGACAAAAACTGAACTGGAACTCATCCAAAAAACCATCCACCTGTTTAAAGTAAAACCTGCAGGCGATAAGGGTTACGATAAAGCGGAAGTGATGCGTGGAGGAATTGATACGAACGAGTTGTCGTCAAAAACGCTGGAATGTAAACGTATTCCGGGCTTATTTTTTGGCGGGGAATGCGTCGATGTAACAGGATGGCTTGGTGGATATAATTTTCAATGGGCCTGGGCAAATGGTTATGTGATCGCTCAAAATATTTAA